atgtcattctcattctcatttctttacatatcatacatattcctaacggggttatgtttcatgcaatttaccgtatttcatgtcatacaattcatgcagttacattcaaatattcatacaaacaagccataatcgttcAAGGACCACACATCGTTACATGcattacacatcacatcagactaaaagcatacatagcatacattcacgttcacataactacgtacttaagcacaataatctagcatacaatgtatcatatcataaacaagtcataacgtaaacacttcatagtcatatcgttctctaacttaccatagccttaacgttcttatacctatcacagacatatcattacgtgacgtaccttagtcatatcatcaccagaacgtatcctaacgccattgttctatcaatctatcacaaacctatccctctctacccataacctaaccgtattctttcatcaatctctcctatccatagcactccggtatgtaacctaaccttaacatttcatgaacgtatcttactcctatcgttacattttgttttgtgcatccttctcgtatcctatctcaaacatctcctagagcacatcgtaccataattattatcatacaatccacatattatataacataacataacatataggaagcatatcgatccaccgacaattcacacatatcaatatatatgacatgtgcagaaccacagggcacgtgtcaacatcaaaaaaTAACCATGctgatagtaaggtcacttacctggatagcttaagtcgttgtcacaaatatatctttaatgaaagttcgattctgtcctttgaaatccgagtcaacctatatgagctaatgacatcagtttcaagttttatctctataaaattattactctaatttacattgccATCTTAAAATTCTGATCTTTTCTGTtggacaaaattgaaagaagctCAATGCCTCTATGAAAATTCTGAATGTTTTCGgttacacaaaattgaaaggagcTCGTCTCATATTTCCTATTATTGTTAAATAgtgtttaacaaatctttccttactctccctccctctctctctaatctttttcattctgtaaataggttttaaaattgaaaggagcTCACTGCCTGATATTTCCCTCCCTCTCTATgtaatctttttcattctgtaaacaggttttttcaattgtgtaaacagatattacgatcttttagtttatagatttgccacctaaaattttattgaatctaactTATAGccttattttgtataattaaaatgctaacaaaaatctaataattgtatatggGATTTGATTATTACAGAGGGTTAAAGGTTAAAGataggaaagaagatttgatcctaaattaatttcttatcatcataactataaaggaaaatgaaatctgAGATATgattttaccgtaataactgacaaaaatctctaaatctgcaATAGCATTGTACTTCTTCTCAGATCTgatgtttttctgtttctttctcttttttttttggcaggTGGCATGGGTcaaggagagataattgtgggaagggatgaagggttagtggagagaggtggggaatgattttttttttttaattctaattttaattaattaattaattaattaatattattattttaactattttttttataaattttttttatttgtttatttgtttatttattttttggctattacaaaGTGTGTGAATAGGTTTCAAATGAGAAAggtcaattttaaaattttgaatataataatgatgatagTAAGGCTAAATTTAATAAGGTTAGTGGTATGCCTGAAGTCCACTTGAGAGTCTGTTGTGTTGCAGCAGCCATGCCGTagttttaaacataatttaaaattggaataGGTAAAATTGATGGCAGAATATTTCCCGAATAGAGGCCACTTGGGTTGGTTCCTGAATATATGGAAGCCTCCTCCCACTAATATTggcattaaaaatgaaaaagaaaagaaagagtgtaTTGAATATGTATAGTGGGAAGGTGTGGAGCAGAGGCAAGAGCATTTGTTGTGGAGTAGGGCCTGTGTTTTGGTGGTTACTTGTATATGTTAAAGTAATGCGAAAAGGgtttgcatgcgagaggcatAGCTTAGAGGGCGGTGATTTGGTGGAAGGGATGATCTCTTCTCAACCCTCCACTTTTTAAATCTCAGGTCTTTTCCTTTGTTAAAAGGGTCATTATTCCATTAATCATGCCCTCCTTTTAATCACTATATTATGAATTATACAACTCTTATGACTTCTTTTTTGTATAATGCTAACTTCATCATTCATCATGGATGAAATACTTCCATCCCATACCAAACCCCCCGCCAAAATAAGACCATCGCTGGTTATCCCATCAATGTTGAGCTCGAGtttgtttccatttcattAGAGAGCGGTATAAACAAAgcaaataaactaaaataaagcGAACagatttccatttccatttaaaaatgtataaatggttttaaattcctttttttttttttttctttttttttttcatgaaagCAATCCAAGTAGTTACATAAACTTCATAGAGCTAACTATGAAGCTTAACATACGTATCACACGAGGCCCACTTTGGTTTTTCCGGCCTCACATCAAATGCTTCATACAGAAAtaggtaataataataatcataatactGCAGCTTTAGTTCTGAATGGAATGGCCAACGCCTGGGCTATGGCCGGGGGTGGTTGGCCTGAAGTCATCCATCTTCCGGCCCGGAGACGAACCCGCCGCTGCGGTGGGAGGGCTTGGACTAGAAGCAGCGCCATATGTTCCTTTTCCTTCCTCTACACTTTCACCATGGAATTGGAAATGAGCCTCTTTTGCTGACCTGGCAGAGAGTTGGTGATTTGTGTGTGTTTTGAGTGGCCTGCTGGAGGCAGAATCTATAAAATGAGAGAAAACTAGAAGGGCAATGCAAAGAAAGGCAAAGCTTAGGTTGGTTGGTGGCATGGTTTTGAAGAGGAAGGCAGTTGATGAACAAATTCCAAGGAAAGCCAATAAAGCTGTAATGAGATGTTAGAAGGGCTAAGAGAGAGTATGTGCAGAAGAAGCATAAACTAAGGGGGTATTTATAGGAGAAGTGGGAGATACTTTGTGTTATTTGTGAGCTCGCCCAAGCAGTGGAGGCCCCCATTTTGGGCTCCCAATTGGCTAAACAAAAGTAATTAGGATTTGCTAATGGGgggtttaaataattaagttcTGATCTTTGACTTTTCATCTCTCACAAAAGGGAACACTTTTATACAGGGAAATTTGGGAGTTGTAGGGGTTGACTGCTGATTATTAAAGGACAACTTTTTTAGTGcttatatgaaatttttagtGTTTGGCCTCTTCTCCCCCCATCATTtgtcatttctttcttttaaccaTTGTTGAATCCAAGAAAGTAAGCCGCTCTTTTGGCTTGGTGTATAAATTACGTTGAGCAATTCTTTTCCGGCTCACAAAAGTAGAATTCCAGCGAAAAAGTCCGAAGAGAACAATATAACACTATCGCGTTTGAAGAGAACAAcataacaatatctattaaaaaCGGGCTTGGTCTCTTTTGCGTACACTATTTCAGTCATAAATCACCCTCTAGTCGGTCTTTCACTAACTTTTGTCTTTGTATTCTCTCTTTACACGAAGAACTCTTTCTTGCTTTTGAGCCTGTGACCAGCATGTAAAGGCTGTCTAAAGTATGAAGAAATATCTGAATGTGCAACAACATTCTTTCTAATTGGAGCCCAAGTAGAAATTTAAGCCACACCACAAAAGCTCCTACTTTGGTTTCGCAAAAGTTAGCTTACATTTACAATTCATTTTGGCCAAACAGAGTATTAAACAAAAAGGGTTGGCCCTCAATCAATGATGGTTGATTGAGAGGGAAGAAACAGTCACAACACTCCAAACAACATGCAGCCGAACACCATTCAAACTGGTTTAGCTACTTTGTTAAGAGAACTGGCAGGAGGATATCTTTTCAGTAATCTGCTTGTAGAAGATGCTCATAAGCGGTCCCTTTAAGAGTAACCTTAACATCTTCCCAGTTCTTGATGTGATCGGACAAGTTTCCTTTGTGTATCTTAACTTGACGGCTTCTTAGTTCCACTGGTGGCAGGTTAAGAAACTCTTGTACATCTTTCAGTCTCTGCAACAAGAATTGATGTTGATTAGGTCCTCATAGTACAAAATTTCCTGCAGAAGATGGGTAGGGTAAAGGCAATTACAATCACTAAGTTTCCAGTTGTCCCTTACCGTTCGATTATTGATTAGGTCCTCATAGTACAAAATGAGGTGCCTCGTGTTACCAAAGTACTCTAAGGCCTTTGCAATTGTTGCCTCCATTCCCTCCAAATCAGAGATCAAGGAGGTAGCATTTATAACAGGTTTGTACTTGGAAAGTGCTTTGGCCTGAAACAATGTTCAATTGAATCTCTTTTAAGACCcgagaaacaaagaaaacctAGCCAAAGGtagcaagagagagagagagagggagagaaaccTCTTCAAGAGAATGCACATGTGATTTGTGGGTTCCATTCAACATCTTAGCATAACGGTCATATGAATTTGCAAGAACCGAAACCATACGACGTAGTAGGTTTctccgaaagagaaaaattgTAGAAACACCTCTACGGTTGAAGTACTCTGCTATTTCTTCATGATTCTGCATCAATCCCTATTTGGATAAAATGACATAAGTTAGCTCTTCTAATTCATCAAGTGAGATCCCTCAGTCAAAACAGCAAGTAATTCAGATAATGAACATAATACTATGTTGCATctactacattttttataagaatcaGGTTCACAACATTCCACATAATCAGATAGATTTATGAACATACATGGCCTTGTATCTCCTCAAGGGTGGAGAGGAAGTGTACATAAACCCATAGAAACTACCTAACAAGCATctattttaatgtaaaataacTCACAAGGAAGCTTCTAAGAATATGCAGACTAGGAATTACCTATAGATCCATACTTTGTCATTCAAAAGTATGCTATGAATTGGGCAttctcaaaataaacaaactcGATGCTATTGTGGCAAGATGGTTTATTTGCAGTTCTTTGAATCTTTTGGCTTGGGAGGAATAAGAGAGTATATCAAGGTGTAGAGGGTTCATTCAAAAACGTTTGGAGCACTGCTCACTTTAATGTTAccatatgaatttttttgaatgtaacagcccaagcccattgctactagacattgtccgctttggcccattacgtattgccatCAGTCTTACggtttaaaacacatctactagggagagactttcatacccttataaggaatatttcgttcccctctccaaccaatgtgggatcatCTCACAGTGAATGCAGCTTGTTATGGTTTTCTGTCATTAAAATTCTCAACAACTGGAGTTGCTTATTGTAAcggtaacaacccaagcccactactagcaggtattgtccgctttgacccataATGTATTgctatcagcctcacggttttaaaacgcgtctactagagagatatctccacactcttataaggaatgcttcgttctcctttccaactaatgtgggatctcatagtaaCCTTACTCTTTTTGCTGCTTAGGGCCTATCTTTTACATGCTTTGTATTCAAGTAAATACTACAAAGCTGTATTTTATATTCTCGGAAAACAATTTTCAACGAAGTGTGGCCCTTTACCTTCCATGACTAATTTTACAACTTCTGAAAGAAGTATGAAAAGTCCtttgataaaaatatagaaCTTTAAAGGGCTACCAATAACATTTCCACCTTTGAATGAAACAAATATACAAGTAGTATGATGGTTCCAAATCATCAATTAACGGTCATAACATGATGAAAAAGGAACTTTTTATTACCTGATTAAGCATCCACTTGAAGCCAACTGCTGCAGAACAATGGTTCTTAGAAGCACTACTGAGCCAGTCCAAATTGTAGATCCTATCCAGAGTCTGTACAATTGTGGTAATATTCTTTCGCCGATCCAAAACAGAAAACACTTCTCCATTAGAGCTTGCATTAACATGACTATTCAGAAGACTCTCGAACCATCCACTTCCTGACCTCTGCATCGAAACAATCGCAAAGAGTCTTACTGGATTGTTTGAGCATTCAGCCCTGATAGAACACAAAAGCAAGTATTTAGAGATAAACTTTGGGACTCATGAGCAGAAGCGTAAGTTTCAAATACCTGCTAAAAGTTTTGGGTTTTGGATAATGCTCAGGAGGAAGTTTCTTCAGTCTAATACTTAGCTCAGGACATTCGGCTATTTGAACCCTCAAAAATCTCGCCTTGGTGTGAGTATTTAACTGCTTCACACAGATTGAGCATATATAAACACTACAGACCATCGCAAACATCAAAACTGCCATTCTCAACAATAGAGGAGATTTCTTGGGAGGTTTTAGAATCAGAGTATCCTGAGAAACCATGAAAGGTGAAAAGAACATAGGTTATTGTCACAATATAATAACTCAGGCCTATCCAATAGATGAAATTTTcacaagaaaattgaaggaatTGAAGATTAAAGTACAGGGACATGGTGATACAAAGTGATGAATAACGCATACCCAGTGAAACTCAAATACATGTACAGTTTAGATGGAACATTTCCATGTGAAAATAATGGCTACGGACACATTTCTGAAAACAATTTCTTCAATATATGAACTGGCCCAAGGAATAGNNNNNNNCCCCCCCCCCTTCAACCACCAAAACCCCACACAGAAACAT
This sequence is a window from Cucurbita pepo subsp. pepo cultivar mu-cu-16 chromosome LG19, ASM280686v2, whole genome shotgun sequence. Protein-coding genes within it:
- the LOC111782336 gene encoding uncharacterized protein LOC111782336, yielding MAESICFFNKDTLILKPPKKSPLLLRMAVLMFAMVCSVYICSICVKQLNTHTKARFLRVQIAECPELSIRLKKLPPEHYPKPKTFSRAECSNNPVRLFAIVSMQRSGSGWFESLLNSHVNASSNGEVFSVLDRRKNITTIVQTLDRIYNLDWLSSASKNHCSAAVGFKWMLNQGLMQNHEEIAEYFNRRGVSTIFLFRRNLLRRMVSVLANSYDRYAKMLNGTHKSHVHSLEEAKALSKYKPVINATSLISDLEGMEATIAKALEYFGNTRHLILYYEDLINNRTRLKDVQEFLNLPPVELRSRQVKIHKGNLSDHIKNWEDVKVTLKGTAYEHLLQADY